AGCAATCGGTTTTCTTTAGTTGCTAACTGTAGGGATCAGGCAGACTATTTAGATATCGAACACGACAAAATTACAAGCTTTTAGGACTGATGGAACACGTCGTTGCCATCACTAAGAAAATATTCAGTAATTAAAATCAAGGATTAAAGCATCACTTTTCAGTTATCATTGCAATGAGCTGAAATGATATGTTCACAACTGCATATCATGGCATCACTGCCAACAGCACAGAAAGATGTGCAAGTCTATGAGAATAATCACAACTGacacattatttttttttagcacTTAGacaaaaaacagtttttaactTCGGGAGAATATATCCTGGATATCTGTGTTGAGATGTTGAACATATGAATTGGTGCAAAAACTCAAGTATCAATCATATGGATCTTTATTTATCTGGCTTAATGCGTATGGGTCCTTACAAACTAGACATTGCCTTCATGCCTACATAGGACTTGAAATGCCACTCCTGTTGCATTCATGTCATCatcttcaattcttctatctgaGCATTAGTAACCAGTTGAACTGTAATGGATTGATCTACAACCATAGAATCCTATTAGGAGTGACTACTAGAGCTTCAATTGTCTGACTTGTTAGGACTGAATCCTAGATCAGCAGTCAGGTGTGTAACAAAAGAACCTCTGGTTGCCATGGATGTGTAGGACTCTCAGACAGATTGATTTTGTTCAAACTCTggttaccaatttttttttttctctctttattgTTTTAAAACGAAGTCCCGATGCTATAATTAGGTAAAAACTAAGATTATAAAGTAAATTGAAGTACAACAAGAGACAGTTTTTGGGCTTTACCTAAATTCAACTTCCAAGATTCAGAAGAGACTAAGCTGCACCCAAACAGATCGCAGCAACTCTCTCGAGGGCATTTTCCTCCATCCGCATGGTAAATGTTCGCAATTGCCGGTCTTTACGTCGAGCATATCGATTTCATGAATACTGTTTTCCACTCGTTCATGGGAAAAATCGAATGGAtcgctgaaataaatgcaatccaCTCTGCATCCAGGAATCTCCGCAGCGGGGACGGCCAGATTCTGGTTCAGTTGCTCCGACCTAAACAGAGCATGGCCATCAACCTCTTTCGCCCAGGACGACGCAGGCGGCTTCCTCAGCCTCAGCTTGAACACGTCGAATCGCCCCTTCTCGTATCTGTCATCATCGGTCTCCTCCTCAAATTGGACGAACAATAACAGCTCCCTGGTTGCTGCCACGAAGAAGAAAGTGCCGTAGGGCTCCATCTGCAACGAATGGATGCGTCCGGACTCGAACGGAGCTTCGGCCTTGCAAACCGAGACATTCCCTTCCATGTCGATCATATAGAAATGGCCATTGTGGCATGCCATGGAGAGGGGCGGCTCGGGTAAGTTGGACTCGACCACGGTCCAGGCGTCGTCTCCCACCTTGCAGACAGCAGCATTGCGGTCGTTAAAGTAGCAGTCCCTGATCATGACGAAGCACTTGCCGTCGATGGAGAACGGGTTCGAGGACAAGACAACCTGCCAGGGGTAAACATGGGAGTACTTGTCGAGACCCTTCGCGCGGGACTCTCCATACCTTCTGCTAAGAAACCTGTTGCGGTCCGGGGAGAACACGAAGTCCGACAGGCGGTAGAAGTCGTTGGTCGGAGGGAGCTGGATCCGATCCCTGGTGACGGGATTCAGCAGCGACAGGGCTGCGTCGGGGGCAGCGACGTCGAGCAGGACCAGCCAGCCGTGGGAGGCGGTGAGGATTATCTTGTTGACGAGCTCGGGAACGAAGACGGTGTGCACCTTGTTGGTGGAGAGGCTGAAGACGTGACGGGCTTCGCTGGCCGCGTCGTACGGCAGCATCAGAAGCGGGATGTGCTGCGGGAGGCCGAACCGGGTAGCGGCGGAGCGCCATGCGCTGCATACGCAGCGAAATCGGATGTAGTCGGACGGCTCGGTCATCTTCTTGATGAGGAGCTTCATGAGATCGGTAGGAAGGTTGGTCCATGGGGATTGCCTCGCGTCGACCGATGCCATCGTCGTCGATCCGCGAGTGAAGCGGGGAGGAGGGGATAGGTTCAGGGTTTTCGCGCAGCTTGTTCCTTGCTGCCTTATATAGAGGAGGATCCCTCTCGTTCGCATCCATAAATGCTTGCAGATTCGTCACCGTGGCGAGGAACGCAGGGATAAGAAATGCTCTCCGACACCAATCTCGCTTTAAATTCTCGAGTTCCCGCTGCTGGTTTTCCGGTCCCGGTCCTCCTAAATTGATGGTCAAATTTATGTTTACTCCTCGTTGACTCGAaattttttatgttttgtaAACACCAGATAAGAGCGAAATAGATCTGAGTGCAAATAGATTGTGGGGACTAAACATAAGACTTTGGTTAATTCTCTGAATGCAAAtaactcctctcttttttttttaatgtgatCGATACGTATctcataacatttttttttcttttatttatgtgaTTAAAATTTCTTTGAGCCCCTTGTCAGCAAGGCTTTTGATCTAAACTGATTCTGTCTCATGgtaaattcatttttctttattaaaaatgtctatccacttcactttctaataaaacaaaattgtatctgtaatatattataaaaaggAATCTTGAATTTCAGATATTTCctaaaagattccatctattaACTTTTTTGACCAGAATGCActgagaatttttcaaaattactACCTTTCCTAAATTAACCCTGCCGAATTGGAAACCTAGCTTATCCATGAATCCTTCCTTTTATATGAAAATAAACAAGGTAGCATATAAACTCTCTTTCCTCTATTTTTCCTTATAATTTAGGTCGAGTAATTCTACGTAACTATTGCCATGTGTATACAAAGAATCTTCTTGCCATATGATAAGAAAGGATTGGTACAACTCGTAAATTTGTTGTCAAACTTGACGAGTCGATTGATTATGAAATTACCAAGTCAGCAATGGTGGATCTCATGAACTTTTTGCGTATGCGTGATAGGCaccccaaaatattttccaTTATGATTTTTGATTCATTCACCTCTCTATTACAGTTATTTAGTTAGCAACCTTCTATCTCCACTATGGTAATGTTGTCCTTAGTCTTCTCTcataacaatttacttgagaataTAAATTGACTAAAACAATACTATTCTTTAGAGTTTGTGtatataaatttaatattttatatttataattttttcttgAGCAGGCATTTCATGTGCTTGTTTTGTAGTATAAATTAAAACTAAAAGCATACTTATCGAATCTCCAATGAACAATTTTGATTATTGAAATTGTAGCTAAACAACAAAAGCTTAGCATCAATCCATACGGGTTCCATGGGGTTAGATACATTGTACATGGTCATACTTATGCCTAATTTTGTTGTGTAAGTGCATATACATGTTTacttgtatgcatgtatgtatcttTCATCCATATGCATGAACAGGATGAAAACCAAGTCATATGCATCATTTTAATTGGTTTCCTACTATAACAATGTATTTGAAGGGCAATGTAGGTGCTGGTTTAGTCCTAGGTAGCCAATTCTATGACAATTAAAAGAACAATAGGATCTCTATCACATATGAAGCAAACAATTAAATACGGTTATCACACTCGTATCTAATGaaaatagtttttttcttttttataagtGTTATCTATTCCCTTATGTTATTTTTCATGTGCGTTTATGAATGATATAAGAAAAGTGCATCTATTAAAAATAGAAGCATACATCTCGGTCATTTTACATAGAGTAGCTATAACCACAATCTCACCATAATGACTTTGCAAAACTGATTCCAATCGCTATTGCTAATTTTTAAATAGTGACCTCCGAATATTCCAAAACCTAGCTCAGGCATGGACTTGGTTTAGTGTTCGGCTCAGCAGGTCAACCCTAGGTCAACCACAGATTGACCCACTAACCtgtaatattataaataaataaataaataaaatactaaaaataataaaatatgtaGAAAACATAAGagcataaaatatgaaaattatgaataaaaaataattctcaTGACTTGTTCTATAATAAATTAATACAAAAGATATATGCATTTCAAGCCTAATAGAAATACCTTATTTTCAATTTTtgagaaagagaaaaatataatttataaattaaaaactaGATCTTAAATAGAATTTACAATATCAATGAGAAAAGTTTTTGAAGTATCGAATTGGGTGAGTAGATAGCAGTTTGGCAGATCAACAACGAGTCGCCTCAgtttttagaaaatctatttttaaggTTGACCTATATAGGCTTATCGGTCATGAGTTAGCCAGGTCATAGGTCAGGTCTTTAAaacattttcaaataaaaatttgtAGAGAGGCCTATAAAAGAGAAAAGACCAAAATTAGGAGCTGCACATAATTATTTCAATTGTCTGTCCATGACCCTGTGACATTCTTTGTGCGGAGAACGCAACATTAAGGGGTTGTTTGGTATGAGATGATTATCTCAAGATCTTTGATGATATGGGGTGGATCAATAAGATCATTGTGTTTAGTTGCACAATAGTGATCTTATGTGGCCGCGATCCCAAATCATCTATACTTCTCAATTCACCATCTAACCCAGTGATAGAATACTTATCCTTGATATCAAGATCTATACTTATCCTAGGGTATCCAAGATTACCCTAGGATAGTAATCTTGGATGAAACACTGTAGACCTATGCATGCTTTGACTATCTGTGGCATGAGATTTTGCAGAAAGAGGAGCAAATTGGATTCACAATGATGGATGTAGTGCGAAAAATGTTGCGCGAAGTAATGTTTGTGAGACATAAAAGTTGGTATTTACCTGCAAAAGTCAGCCCATAAATGCTTTCCAACAATTCCATCTATCAGAGTATCAAAATGAACATCTTGTAAGGATAGAATCTACTTTCTCATGCAGGATCAAGCAAGCCATCCCACCCTTGGTGCATAATGCGCTGTGGATACATTTCCCTTGTTTTAGTTGGAGAAAGTGATATTGTCCTGTGTCCCTTTTGGATTTGAGCACGTACCTTTGGAAGCATGACTGAGTGAAAGGGTTCGACCTTGATAGCATCACAAAAACTGCCAATACTAGTTACATGTGTTATGTTAATGTCAGCTAATTAACATCAATATGAAGCTTAAGGAGTAGCTGCATGACAATAATGATTTGATGGGTGGTATTATATTATGTGCTCGCTATATTATGTGCTCGTTATAAGTTCCCCTTGTTTATTTTGTAAGCAAGACTCGGTGAGGAGGAGCTTACATCTCATTATATATGTATTATATATTGTTGGTTGTACGCATGGCCTCTTTTATCCTTTCATGTGTCTTCGGATAAAGTTGACTGTTAATATTACTGAGGTGTTATGCATTTCTCTGACTCCCTATTTGTTAGATTTTTTCACGCTTCTTTTACTCTTATCTCAAAGTATTTATATAATCTCTACATAAATAATTTCTCTGAAAATTCTGTATCAGGTGTTCATAAATCCTTTGGCTGATTTGGAATCTATACTTCAATCTGGGAACTGGGAAGAACTTCATTTTTAATTAATCTCTCTGCAGCTCCTGGCAGCTGGAGTGAGTTATAATACAAAACTGGTTATGGATGCGGTGTTCTTTTTAGTAATGTTTAAATGTTTGTGAATATTAAGTGCATCATCCTTCTGctttctaggaaagttttaaATGGGTCTTCCCCTTAAAGGAGCTTGAGATGTGGATtagggagagaaaaagaagttaTCATTTTCCACTCATGTCCTTCAGTTTGCTAATTTCTTTACTCTGTTTTAGCACTAATGATTTCTTGCATTTTCTTTATTGAATTTGTTTGGTAGAGTTGCTGGCTCTGTTTCTCATTCCATGTTGTTGATCTCTGTACTGCTTAAAAGAGAGGTACCAAAAATCTACTTTTATAACACTTCTAATGGGTATTCTGTTTGTATGTTcatcataaatttattttttacattTGATATCATATATAGTATTCTTATTGACAACAATTGTGTTCATGTTGCTGCCCTGTATACATTTTGAGGCCTTGTTAACTTATAGCGATTGTGATGAAGCAATCACTCTCTAAATATTTTTCAGGTATGCTGTCAGCTTTAGCTGTGCTCTGTCTCAGTTAAATTTATTGTGTAATGATCAGTAAATATGCCTTGTCTTGTACAATGATTATTTGAGACTGTTCcaatgcattcttcaagtctaaTTATTGTAGACATGCAAACTGGAATCTGTTTTATTTGGAGACAATGAACTATGCTCTTCTTTTTTGCTACCAGTAGAAGTTTAATTCGTTGGACAATAACAGATTCCTAGAGTGAGTTCCATtctagcttctttttttttttgctgaaaattcTATTCTAGCTTTTAACCTATTGTATTGAACTGAAAAATTTTCGTTAATGCCATCTCACAGTTCGAGGCTTCAATTAAAGAGGATCAAGTTAAGAGAGTATGTAATCATATTGTATTATGTATTTATATTGTCTATAGATTGTTCCATCAGGGTGCATAAAAGAAATGCAATGTTTTTAGATATGGTGCCTAAAGATAAATTACCAGGAACGCGAACTTCCAATTTGCTGTCTGCATACTACTGGGAGATGTTCTATTTCAAATGTAGCATGACGCATGATGATTTATAGTCCACCAAACTCAGTTTTATAGTTGAAATCTCATGTCGTATCGATGTAATATAAACCACTACTCGTATTAACATGGGAAGATGATAAATTGATAACCTGGTCTCTGTTTTAGATGAAATAGTTCCATGAGACGGAAGAGGCACGATGCAAGTCCTTCGAATTAATAAACTCCTCTTTCTTTATACTGTGCTGATAATggttatttatttccattgctCCATGTTTAGTAATAACTTTTTTTAGTAATTGTGATCCTGAATATGTCTGC
Above is a genomic segment from Phoenix dactylifera cultivar Barhee BC4 chromosome 2, palm_55x_up_171113_PBpolish2nd_filt_p, whole genome shotgun sequence containing:
- the LOC103706208 gene encoding F-box protein SKIP23-like gives rise to the protein MASVDARQSPWTNLPTDLMKLLIKKMTEPSDYIRFRCVCSAWRSAATRFGLPQHIPLLMLPYDAASEARHVFSLSTNKVHTVFVPELVNKIILTASHGWLVLLDVAAPDAALSLLNPVTRDRIQLPPTNDFYRLSDFVFSPDRNRFLSRRYGESRAKGLDKYSHVYPWQVVLSSNPFSIDGKCFVMIRDCYFNDRNAAVCKVGDDAWTVVESNLPEPPLSMACHNGHFYMIDMEGNVSVCKAEAPFESGRIHSLQMEPYGTFFFVAATRELLLFVQFEEETDDDRYEKGRFDVFKLRLRKPPASSWAKEVDGHALFRSEQLNQNLAVPAAEIPGCRVDCIYFSDPFDFSHERVENSIHEIDMLDVKTGNCEHLPCGWRKMPSRELLRSVWVQLSLF